From Desulfovibrio oxyclinae DSM 11498, the proteins below share one genomic window:
- a CDS encoding OmpH family outer membrane protein has product MKKMIAIALLMLLTTAASVQAAEIAIVHSMRAISESKAGQQINDEIKKKQAAYESEVKGQQQKVQSLQNRLKQMRTQYQSGMIKEEQFRKTQQELASAGAQLNVLGEMSSVNFKKDVKKLQAPIYKLFSDVLAEYAREKGYDAVIDVARGGVAYGSKSIDITDVIIKEMDNRWKK; this is encoded by the coding sequence ATGAAAAAAATGATCGCCATTGCACTGCTGATGCTGCTTACCACCGCGGCTTCCGTGCAGGCTGCAGAGATCGCCATCGTTCACTCCATGCGCGCCATCAGCGAAAGCAAGGCTGGCCAGCAGATCAACGATGAGATCAAGAAGAAACAGGCTGCCTACGAATCCGAGGTCAAGGGCCAGCAGCAGAAGGTGCAGTCCCTGCAGAACCGTCTGAAGCAGATGCGTACCCAGTACCAGAGCGGCATGATCAAGGAAGAGCAGTTCCGCAAGACGCAGCAGGAACTGGCCTCCGCCGGTGCCCAGCTGAACGTTCTGGGCGAGATGAGCTCTGTCAACTTCAAGAAGGATGTAAAGAAGCTGCAGGCTCCCATTTACAAGCTTTTCTCCGACGTGCTGGCCGAATATGCCCGTGAAAAGGGCTACGACGCCGTGATTGACGTTGCACGTGGCGGAGTCGCTTACGGCAGCAAGTCCATCGACATCACTGACGTCATCATCAAAGAAATGGACAATCGCTGGAAAAAGTAA